A stretch of DNA from Frankiaceae bacterium:
CAGCGCGGCGCGTTCGGCTGGGGCTGGTCGTCGGTGCTCGACCGGCGGGTGACGGCGGACGAAGCGACAGCCCGCGTCTCCCTCGCGGACGGGGCCGTCGTGACGTTCCACGAGGTGGCCGACGGCGAGTACGAGCGCGACGTGCGCCGCGGGCTGACGCTCTCGCGTACCGGTGAGGGCTGGACGCTGCGCCAGGGTCACACGGAGTCGTGGGAGTTCGACGAGGCGGGCGAGCTCGTCGCGTTCGCGTCGGGCATGGCGGTCGCGCGGGTCGAGCGCGACGGCTCCGGCGTGCGCATCACCGAGGAACGGTCGGGACGCTGGGTCGCGTACGAGCTAGCCGGGGACCTCGTCACCCAGGTCACGACGAGCGACGGCAGGACGTGCGAGTACGAGTACGCCGCCGGTCACCTCGTCGGCGTGAGCCGGGCGATCGGCGGGGTGACGTACCGCGTCGAGGACGGCTTCGTCACGGTCGTCGAGGACGCCGACGGCGTGGCACTCTGCCGCAACACGTACGACCCCGAGGGCCGCGTCCTCAGCCAGGTGACGCCGCACGGACGCACGACGACGTACGAGTACGGCGAGCTGGGCACGACGCGCATCGGCGACACCGCCGACGGCCCCGTCAACGTCATGGTCCACGACCGCCGCGGCAACGTCACCGCCGTCATCGACGGCGACGGCAACGCGATGCGCCTCGACTACGACGCCGACGGCCACGTGACGCGGCTCGTCGACCGGACGGGCGCGGAGACGCGGTACGCGTACGACGCGGAGGGCCTGCTCACCGAGCGGACCGACCCGGACGACCTGGCGCACCGGTGGGAGTGGGACGAGCTCGGTCGCCTCGTCAGGGAGGTGGACCGCGCGGGCAGCGAGACGACGTACTCGTACGACGGGTCGCGGCGCGTCCCCGCCGTCGTGGTCGAGCCAGGCGGCGCCACCGTCCGTACGACGTACGACGACCGCGAGCTGCCGGTGGAGGTCGTCGACCCCGACGGCGTGACGACGGCGTTCGAGTGGGACCGCGACGGGCAGCTGACCGCCATCGTGGACGGAGCCGGCGCCCGCACGTCGTTCGCGCACGACGAGCGAGGCCGGCTCGTCGAGGCCGCCAACGCCTCCGGTGACGTGGCGCGCTTCGTGCTCGACGACGCGGGGCGCGTCGTCGAGACGCACACCGCGGCCGGCGTCGAGACGTACGAGTACACGCCCGGCGGTCGCGTCGTCTCCGGCACCGTCCCCGGCGGTGCGGCCTGGAGCGCGGCGTACGACGCCGCTGGCGAGGTGGCCCGGCTGGTCGACCCCGCGGGGGGCGTCCTCGCCCTGACGCGGGACACCGCGGGCAACGTCACGACGTTCACCGCGCCCGACGGCACGGCGTACGGCCACGTCTACGACGCGGTGGGGCGGCTCGTCGAGGCCGTCGACGCCGCGGGCAACGCGACGCGGCTGACGTACGACGCGGAGGGCCGCAGCGTCGCGGTCGTCGACGCGAGCGGGCGGGAGTGGCGCCGCGGCGTCGACCCGTTCGGCCGCACGACGACGCTCACCGGCCCCGACGGCGCCACCGTCACGCGCACCTACCACCCGAACGGCGAGCTCGCCTCGACCACCGACGCCGACGGGCGCACGTGGGAGTTCCGTGTCGACGAGGCGGGCCGGCTCGTCGCCGCGACCGACCCCGCCGGTGCGACCGCGACGTTCGACCACACGCCCGCGGGCCGCCTCCTCCGCGAGCGCTCGCCGATGGGCCGCGTCGTGACGTACGCGTACGACGAGGCGGGCCGCCCGGCGTCGGTGACCGCGCCCGACGGGACGGTCGTGCCGTACACCGACCGCCGTGAGACAGGGCGCCCGGCGGCGGCGTTCGACTGGGACCCGCGCGGGCTGCTCTCCCGCGCGACGGACCCCGCGGGAGTCGCCACCGACTTCGGCTACGACGTCCGCGGCAGGCTGAAGGAGCAGGTCACGGGCGGCGCCGTACGGCGCTTCGGCTACGACGCCACCGGCTGGGTCGACTCGGTCACGGACCCGCTCGGCAACGTCACCTCGATGCTCAACGACGCCGTCGGCCGCGTGCTCGAGGTGCGGCTGCCCGACGGCCGCGAGCTGCGTTACGAGCGCACCGCGGCCGGCGCGCCCGAGGCGCTGTTCGCGGCGGACGGCACCGAGCTTGTGCGGATGGCGTACGACCGTGCCGGGCGCGTCGCCGCGTCGGGCCCGACCCGGCTCGACCGCGACGAGGCGGGGCGGGTGGTCGGCGTCACCGCCGCTGCCGGCGCGGTGCGCTACGGGCGCGACCTCGACGGCAACGTCGTGACCCGCACCGACGAGACAGGCTTCGTCGTGGAGTGGCTGCGCGGCGACTCCGGGGCGCTCGTGGAGTTCGGCACGCCGGCCGGCCGCGTGGGTCTGCCGGGCCCGAGCACCGCCGACCGCGACGACGCAGGTCGGGTGGTGGCCGACGAGCTCGGGCGCGTCTACCGCTACGACGACGCGGGCCGCCTCGCCGAGTCCGTCACGCCCGGCGGGACGAGGACGGCGTACGAGTACGGACCGTTCGGCCTGCTCGCGGCGGAGACAGGCGACACGGGGACGAGGCGTTACGACTACGACGTCGCGGGCCGCCTCGTGCGGCGGGTCGCCGACGGCGCGGAGACCACGTACTACTACGACGCGGCGGGCCGGCGCGTGGCCGCCGGCGGGTCCGACGGCGTACGGGTGCGCTACGCCTGGGACGACCTCGACCGGCTGGTCCGCATCGACACGACGGCCGCCGACGGTACGGAGCGGACGCAGCGGATCACGTACGACGGGTTCGACCGCCCCGTCGTCGTGGACGGCGTCGACATCGGCTGGGACCTCACCGGCAAGCCGGTGCGCGTCGGCGACGAGCGCTACCTGCGTTACGGCGGCCAGGTCCGCCTCGCCACCGCGGACGGCGAGTGGAGCACGAACGTCCCCGACGACCCGTGGGGCGACGACGGCCGTGGCGGCGTACGGATCGGTTATCGCGGAGAGCTCGCGCTCGACGGCCTCGTGCTGATGGGCGCGCGGGTGTACGACACCGAGGCCCGCTGCTTCCTCTCCCCCGACCCCGCGGAGCCGGTGCCGGGCGCGCTGACGTTCGCGGGTCCGTACAGCTACGCGTGGAACGACCCGGTCAACTTCGTCGACCCGTCCGGCCTCCGCCCGCTGTCGGACACCGAGTACGCCGAGATCCGCCGCCGCCAGGAGCAGGGTGTCTTCGAGAAAGCCTGGGAGTCCATGGTCGAGGACCCCTGGGGCACCCTCGCCATGGTCGGCGTCGTGGCACTGGGCGTCGGGCTGGTCGTGTTCGCCGGACCGGTCCTCGCCGCCGCGGGCACGGGCATCCTGCTGGCATCCGGTGTCAGTGCGGGACTCGGCCTCGTCACCGGAAGCTTCAACCCGCGCAGCGTCGCGCTGAACGGCATCGTCGGCGGTTTCGTTCCCGGCGGAGGTCTGGTGCGGACGGCCGCGACGGGTCTGGGGATCGGCGCCGGCTACAGCGTCCTCGACCAGGTCGTCGTCCAGGGCAAGGGCCTCGACGAGATCGACCTCGTCGCCGTGGGCAGAGATTCCGTGATCTCCGGCGTGTCGTTCGGTGTGGCCAAGAAGTTCTTCAGCAGCGCCCCGCGCACGCGGAACGTGCCACCGAGAGAAGCGAGCATCCCGGTCGGAAGGCGGGGGTCCCCTATGAACGTACCTCGCGGCACGAACGCTCCCGCTGTCATAAACGGACGACTGTACGGGGGTCACGCTCTCGATGAAATGATGAGCGAGGGCATCGTGCCATCAGTCGTCGACGACGCGATTGCGAACGGCATTCCCAGCACTGGGAAGAGCGGACGTGTCGGCTACTACAGTCAGGACAACCACATCACGGTGGTCACGGAGAACGGAAAGGTCATCACCGTGTCCTCGGGTAGGCTGAAGATCAAATGACAGCGGAGCCCAGCAGCGCGTTGACAGATGGAATGCGCGACCAGATCGAGTCGTACAGGGCGGGGGGGATGTCGCTCAACGCCCTGGCGTGGGAGTTGAAGAGTCGCATTGCGACCCTCTCGCAAACGGCCGATCCTGAGTGGGTCGATGAACTAAAATCTACGTGGAATCAACTCGAGTATATCAACGCAATCTGGATCGAAAGCGGCCGCGAGTCGCTCACACTGAGCGAACAAAACGACATAGACGAGATTCTCGGCGAGTTCTGCGCCATGCTGACTCCGTACTGACCGTGCCGCGACCGGGATGCGAAGGAGGTCCGTGACCGAGCCCGACCGTCCCGAGATTCCCGGTGTCGAACGGCTCGAGCTCATCGGGCGCGGCGGGTACGGCACCGTCTGGCGCGGCGTCCAGCCGGCGGAGCAGCGCGTCGTCGCCGTGAAGATCCTGGCGGCTCGCGCCAAGGGGGAGAGCCGCCGCGCGTTCGAGGCCGAGACCAGGGCCATCCGCGACCTGCAGCCGCACCGCCACGTGGTCGAGCTCTACGACGCGGGAACGACGCGAGACGGCGAGCCGTACCTCGTCATGGAGCTCTGCGAACGCTCGTACGGCGCCGTCCTGACCGAACGCCTCGTCCACGGGGAGAGCCCGTTCGCCGCCGCGGAGGTCGCCGAGGTCGGCCGCAAGGTCGCGGACGCGCTGGCCACGGTCCACGCGCTCGGCATCGTCCACGGTGACGTGACGCCCGACAACGTCCTCCGCACGGTGGACGGGGAGCCCGTGCTGGCGGACTTCGGGCAGGCGGTCCGCCAGTCGGACCGCGAGCGCAAGGTCAGCGGCCTCAACCTCTCGCACGTCGCACCCGAGGTCATCCGCACCGCGCGCGCGGAACCGGCGTCCGACGTCTACGGCCTGGGCTCGACGCTGTACACGCTCCTCACCGGCCATCCGCCGTTCCCGTTCCGGGCGGGAGACAGCGCCGTACGGCATCAGCATCGGATCCTCAACGAGACCCCGGCGCCGCTGCCGGAGGCACAC
This window harbors:
- a CDS encoding DUF6531 domain-containing protein; the encoded protein is MGVTSASPDDLARFVSGGARLSGAVESGYSGAATASAVVRGASPDYYTTTNAVERCGALLQALRTNDRFVQVVHDALVDADRYDGSPTVRDSAIESALASHGLLGRPAVVEVEKMSLYGIAPTSGFVDDPICAANGNFVHGDEDVTLPGYAGCLSVVRMYNSLAHDQRGAFGWGWSSVLDRRVTADEATARVSLADGAVVTFHEVADGEYERDVRRGLTLSRTGEGWTLRQGHTESWEFDEAGELVAFASGMAVARVERDGSGVRITEERSGRWVAYELAGDLVTQVTTSDGRTCEYEYAAGHLVGVSRAIGGVTYRVEDGFVTVVEDADGVALCRNTYDPEGRVLSQVTPHGRTTTYEYGELGTTRIGDTADGPVNVMVHDRRGNVTAVIDGDGNAMRLDYDADGHVTRLVDRTGAETRYAYDAEGLLTERTDPDDLAHRWEWDELGRLVREVDRAGSETTYSYDGSRRVPAVVVEPGGATVRTTYDDRELPVEVVDPDGVTTAFEWDRDGQLTAIVDGAGARTSFAHDERGRLVEAANASGDVARFVLDDAGRVVETHTAAGVETYEYTPGGRVVSGTVPGGAAWSAAYDAAGEVARLVDPAGGVLALTRDTAGNVTTFTAPDGTAYGHVYDAVGRLVEAVDAAGNATRLTYDAEGRSVAVVDASGREWRRGVDPFGRTTTLTGPDGATVTRTYHPNGELASTTDADGRTWEFRVDEAGRLVAATDPAGATATFDHTPAGRLLRERSPMGRVVTYAYDEAGRPASVTAPDGTVVPYTDRRETGRPAAAFDWDPRGLLSRATDPAGVATDFGYDVRGRLKEQVTGGAVRRFGYDATGWVDSVTDPLGNVTSMLNDAVGRVLEVRLPDGRELRYERTAAGAPEALFAADGTELVRMAYDRAGRVAASGPTRLDRDEAGRVVGVTAAAGAVRYGRDLDGNVVTRTDETGFVVEWLRGDSGALVEFGTPAGRVGLPGPSTADRDDAGRVVADELGRVYRYDDAGRLAESVTPGGTRTAYEYGPFGLLAAETGDTGTRRYDYDVAGRLVRRVADGAETTYYYDAAGRRVAAGGSDGVRVRYAWDDLDRLVRIDTTAADGTERTQRITYDGFDRPVVVDGVDIGWDLTGKPVRVGDERYLRYGGQVRLATADGEWSTNVPDDPWGDDGRGGVRIGYRGELALDGLVLMGARVYDTEARCFLSPDPAEPVPGALTFAGPYSYAWNDPVNFVDPSGLRPLSDTEYAEIRRRQEQGVFEKAWESMVEDPWGTLAMVGVVALGVGLVVFAGPVLAAAGTGILLASGVSAGLGLVTGSFNPRSVALNGIVGGFVPGGGLVRTAATGLGIGAGYSVLDQVVVQGKGLDEIDLVAVGRDSVISGVSFGVAKKFFSSAPRTRNVPPREASIPVGRRGSPMNVPRGTNAPAVINGRLYGGHALDEMMSEGIVPSVVDDAIANGIPSTGKSGRVGYYSQDNHITVVTENGKVITVSSGRLKIK
- a CDS encoding serine/threonine-protein kinase, giving the protein MTEPDRPEIPGVERLELIGRGGYGTVWRGVQPAEQRVVAVKILAARAKGESRRAFEAETRAIRDLQPHRHVVELYDAGTTRDGEPYLVMELCERSYGAVLTERLVHGESPFAAAEVAEVGRKVADALATVHALGIVHGDVTPDNVLRTVDGEPVLADFGQAVRQSDRERKVSGLNLSHVAPEVIRTARAEPASDVYGLGSTLYTLLTGHPPFPFRAGDSAVRHQHRILNETPAPLPEAHVPAVLADAIDAMLRKDPGTRPDASWVRDALDTDLGNIAPVPPPRTMTVPHDGAIEVDREVEDDGAPPAPPAEPPPRRWPVAVGIVTGLAVAAALVTVAVRSGTPEPVANPTASVATTPVPTTVAASPSLRGAFYLSVKDNGRTAELSWTPYRGATYYLPGRLRTAPRRGGDSDPLGPVRAPRTNAVIPIDPAAKYCFQVAAFGRAGGDPPRSNVVAIRGARCPAEV